CGGAGGATGATCAAATGATGCTGCTCACACGCAAAATGATCGAAATTCGAAATATTCTCCAGACCATCGGCCAGTCCGGCACCCTCACTCTTCCATCGATCGTTGTGATCGGATCTCAGTCTTCGGGTAAAAGCTCAGTTCTTGAGGCTATCGTCGGCCATGAGTTCTTGCCCAAGGGCTCGAATATGGTGACTCGGCGGCCAATTGAGCTCACGTTGGTCAACACCCCCAACGCCCAGGCAGAATACGGTGAATTCCCGGCTCTAGGTCTCGGAAAGATCACAGATTTTTCTCAAGTTCAGCGCACACTCACAGATTTGAACCTTGCCGTTCCTGAAAAGGATTGTGTCACAGACGATCCCATTCAGCTTACGATATATTCTCCCAACGTTCCAGATCTATCTTTAATCGACCTGCCAGGATATATCCAGGTTGCTGGCCGAGATCAGCCCCCGGAGCTCAAACAAAAGATCGCCGATCTTTGCGATAAATACATTCAGCCACCAAATGTCATTTTGGCGATCTCAGCCGCCGACGTTGACTTGGCAAACTCGACAGCACTTCGAGCCAGTCGCCGAGTAGACCCTCGGGGCGAACGGACAATCGGTGTCATCACAAAGATGGACCTTGTCAGCCCCGAACGTGGCCATGGTGTTCTTTCCGATAAAAAATACCCTCTTCGGCTTGGTTACGTGGGTGTTGTTACTCGGATTCCTCAGACAACAGCTCTCTTTTCTAGGGGCTCTGGAAACATTACCAGCGCTATTCTCAAGAATGAACATGCCTACTTCTCTGCGCATCAGAGTGAATTCGGCCCCCACTCTGACGTATCCGTTGGTGTTTCGACGCTGCGGAAAACGTTGATGCAAGTTCTTGAGCAGACCATGTCGTCTAGCCTGTCTGGAACTAGAGATGCTATCACCCAAGAGCTTGAAGAGGCAACCTATGAGTTCAAGGTTCAATATAATGACCGTCCTTTGAGCGCGGAGTCTCACTTGGCTGAGAGCCTCGATGCATTCAAGCACTCCTTCAAGGCATTCGCGGAAAGCTTCGGGCGACCGCAGGTTCGGGAGATGCTCAAAGCAGAATTGGATCAGCGGGTCATGGACATTTTGGCACAGCGCTACTGGAACAAGCCGGTCGAGGACTTGGATCCTCCACCGCTGGAGTTAGATCCCCTTAAGGATCTTCCCAAAGCCGATGCTGAGTCGCTATATTGGCACCGGAAGCTTGACGCTTCCACCTCGTCATTAACAAAGCTTGGAATTGGTCGGTTGGCTACGACAGTCGTCGCCAATTCTCTCAACAACCATGTGGACTTGCTCCTAGCCTCGTCTACGTTCGCTTCCCATCCTGGTGCCCGCAAACAGATCACCGATGCATGCACCAGTATCCTGAACGACAAGTTCTTCAGCACCAGCGATCAAGTCGAAAATTGCATCAAGCCATATAAGTTTGAGATCGAGATCGAAGATTCTGAATGGACTAAGGGCAGAGACAACGTGGGCAAAGTTCTAAAGGAAGAGCTTAGGTCGTGCGAGTCGGCCATGAAACTAGTGGAAGATGTTGTTGGAAAGCGAAAACTCAAGGATGTTGTTTCGTTTATCGACAGAGTGCGAAAGGGCGAAGTAGTACTAGAGGGCAACGGCGAGGGCGGCGCCGGTGGCTTCAGTGCCGCATTGTTGGAGAGAGGTTGGTATCTccctctttcttctgtttgCAGACACTGACAAATTTTATCTAGGACGAGAAGGCCTCTTCCTTCGGGACCGAGCTGAACTCATCAAGATGAGACTTCTCGCCATCCGATCCAAGCAATGCGCAACGCAAAAGAACAAGTACTACTGCCCAGAGGTCTTCCTGGATGTTGTAGCAGATAAACTCACCTCCACGGCCGTGCTGTTTCTCAACGTTGAGCTCTTGTCTGAGTTTTACTATAATTTCCCACGTGAGCTTGATTCAAGACTTGGACGACACCTTCCAGACGCCGAGGTCGAGCGGTTTGCCCGCGAGGACCCCCGCATTCGCCGTCACTTGGACATCATCCGCAAGAAGGAGCTGCTGGAGCTGGCTCTGCAGAAGATAGAAGGCATCCGGCAGCTTGATGGCCGCGCCCGGAAATCAGAGCGTGCGCCTCCTGGAAAGGAAACGCGGAGCCGTTGGAACCTTTTCTAGAAGATACGATGTTTGCGCTTTCTGACTCTTCCCCCTTACTGTCCGCGCGAAACAATCTTTTTGTCTTCTCACTCTGGAGTTTTGATACCTCTGCTAGTGTTCTGATCACTCTCTTTATCCTATTTAGCCGTCTTCTCCTCTTACCTCTTCCTCCTGGGATAGCATGTATCTTAAACCGTTTAGAAGTCTATGTACATAGCTCTGGGCCGTTCATCACAAACTCGATACCCTATTCCTTCAATTCTCCTTTCTCCATTCTTGATCTGTAGAAATCTCGGTTTCCCCGGAGTTTGGCTAGCTAGTGCGCGACCTACATAATTTACGTATGAGGCTTCTTATCAAAGGGCCAAATTACCAGGGTGTTACCATTGCGAGCCCAAAGATAGTTTCTGCCTTTTGATTCAAACAAGGTGTCATTCCAATCTCGAGACACAAACACCTGCACGCAATTGGTGAGGCCGTGCGTTTTGCACTAACGAATTAGGAACCGTGGCCCTGGTGAGGAAGTGTATGGTCTTGCAGTGACGCTTGATAGACTACCCTTGGATGGATACGACTGTCAACAAGCAGTGGATACATTGATTCAACCTTGCACTAACTGTCGAAATGTGATAACCACCAGGGGCGAGAAAGTAGACAGCTTTGCAGATGATATTCCGGACAGTGCATTTTCAGGAGGAGGACGGCCTACATCACCAGGGTCTGAGAGAGCATCTGGGTTGAATATCGCTTTACCGACCCATGCTAAACGGCCTGCTTCAGCGGATGACATCGCTGAGCTTGAAGCAAAAAGGGCGAAAGGCTGGAAACCCGAGAttactaaaaaaaaaagcgtaTCATTTGGCAAAGGGGAGACGCAAGCAGTAGTGAAAATATCGATTTGCAAGATACTTGAGCAATCTTGTCTTATGTATCTATTCACAACCAAGTAGAATTATACGGCCTGTGAAGCTCTGTTATTTCAACTATACAGATGCGATCATTCAAATGAATCTATGCTGTTCTGAGCATTCTTAGTAGACTTAAATTATAGATGGTCcaatctccttctctttcacCGTCCACAACGCACTCCAAAGGAACAATAGGTGCCCCAGAGAGAGCTCCACATACAATTCTATGTAGCCAGACGATTTCACCTTGGAGAGATAATCTCGCCGAATTAGAAATCGCCAATTGGCTTAGCTTTTATGTCTTTCCTCCACCACACTGCAAACGCTTGGTGTCCGGGAATAGAGCTAGACAACTTCCCCGAAGAACTCATGGGGATTAATCTGATATTAAA
The nucleotide sequence above comes from Penicillium digitatum chromosome 1, complete sequence. Encoded proteins:
- a CDS encoding Dynamin — its product is MSGRILSHRLGPLLRNGHLTRHIHNAGSRTGGLLRADGGAALRGRAWPVGANAIHNVPAVRSISFARMIPKLALKLVRIPAMFGGATIAGLAYFQYQATQAGNYVMDVFKQASETAGNTASTLFQGLQDIADQTQRGWDKTTGDIEIPDWLQKILRPDEESESGKGDSSGGGGKKPKQSRAATAAAATTMAFGYDQSGEKDLRPERDAAEDDQMMLLTRKMIEIRNILQTIGQSGTLTLPSIVVIGSQSSGKSSVLEAIVGHEFLPKGSNMVTRRPIELTLVNTPNAQAEYGEFPALGLGKITDFSQVQRTLTDLNLAVPEKDCVTDDPIQLTIYSPNVPDLSLIDLPGYIQVAGRDQPPELKQKIADLCDKYIQPPNVILAISAADVDLANSTALRASRRVDPRGERTIGVITKMDLVSPERGHGVLSDKKYPLRLGYVGVVTRIPQTTALFSRGSGNITSAILKNEHAYFSAHQSEFGPHSDVSVGVSTLRKTLMQVLEQTMSSSLSGTRDAITQELEEATYEFKVQYNDRPLSAESHLAESLDAFKHSFKAFAESFGRPQVREMLKAELDQRVMDILAQRYWNKPVEDLDPPPLELDPLKDLPKADAESLYWHRKLDASTSSLTKLGIGRLATTVVANSLNNHVDLLLASSTFASHPGARKQITDACTSILNDKFFSTSDQVENCIKPYKFEIEIEDSEWTKGRDNVGKVLKEELRSCESAMKLVEDVVGKRKLKDVVSFIDRVRKGEVVLEGNGEGGAGGFSAALLERGREGLFLRDRAELIKMRLLAIRSKQCATQKNKYYCPEVFLDVVADKLTSTAVLFLNVELLSEFYYNFPRELDSRLGRHLPDAEVERFAREDPRIRRHLDIIRKKELLELALQKIEGIRQLDGRARKSERAPPGKETRSRWNLF